A region of the Candidatus Cloacimonadota bacterium genome:
GGAAAGTGAAATTATCACTTATCATATTTTCAATATCAGTTCCTTGTGGAAGTTCAAGTTTGAAATCATTACTTTTTCCTCTTGTTATTACTCGTGTAATAAATTCAAAACAATCTCTGCTTCCTGGAGTTGGACAGGCACTAATTATCTTGAAATCACCTCTTTTGGGTGTTTCATCCTGCCACAATTGCGAAATAGCAAATTGTATTGATTTAAAGGCAATCGTGAGACAAAGGCACACACCTCCGTGATATTTTCCCACATCTTCTATCGATATTTCCAGCAGATCGCCTTCATCAAAAATCCGGATAGGGGATAATTCTATCCTTACTTTTTCATTATAGACATCTACTTGAGATTGTTCAGAGACATTTTTAATCCTATCTTCACTTTCCATTTTCGTAAAGAATCCAAAAGCTATTAACAGGATTAAAATCATAAATACTGATTTGTTCATTTTTTCTCCTTTTTTTTTAAATTTAAAAAACCATCTAAATATTTGTTTTTAGCTCATATAAATCCTCCTCAATTTTGAATCCTGATATGATTTCCGCTCCACACCTTTTTAACCGATCTTCAAGGATAGTATTTACAGAGCAAAAGCAAGACATAGAATTATCTCCTATTCCGAAAGCAGCAACTTTTTTGCCTATCAGGTCGAGTCCTTTCATCTCTTCATAGAAATCGATAAATTCGTTTTGTAATTGGTCATTCCCGCAAATTGCTGAAGCGAGTAAAATCTTGTCATAATTATACAAATCATTAATATCGGTCTCGGTTATTTTTTTGATCGTAACATCACAAACACCGGCTTTTCTAATTGCTCTGCACAAATATCCGACTAATTCTACCGTTTCACTGATTGTGTTACTATAAATGATTATTACCTTTTCCATATTATTTGTCATAAAATCTTCTTTCCTTTATTTTGGAAATGAGACGCATTCTCATACACGAAATA
Encoded here:
- a CDS encoding flavodoxin, whose protein sequence is MTNNMEKVIIIYSNTISETVELVGYLCRAIRKAGVCDVTIKKITETDINDLYNYDKILLASAICGNDQLQNEFIDFYEEMKGLDLIGKKVAAFGIGDNSMSCFCSVNTILEDRLKRCGAEIISGFKIEEDLYELKTNI